In Triticum aestivum cultivar Chinese Spring chromosome 5B, IWGSC CS RefSeq v2.1, whole genome shotgun sequence, the following proteins share a genomic window:
- the LOC123112495 gene encoding spindle pole body component 110, which translates to MRIPGLLAAAGPLLVLLLAVAGAAAQEAAAAGDVRPEEIAANARAQEEAVLAAELGQLRAKVAALESSIAAQTLELNSKDGGIETLEKVTGEMSQNIATLQNEITSLQSKGSIAAKEQAGKVNARAIELEKQIEKLKKDIEAQNNKKATMEARAADAEKKVQELNAKLDRLQKTSGEQKVRIQKTKNALKAAEEELMKVQLEATAKSEQLGEVHGAWLPPWLAAHAAHYMELMSSHWSEHGKPAVNNLLQKASEKTVQAKEWAEPHIETVKAKWIPVIKENWATAKKKAEPYVQMVSAKSVELYQASKDAISPHVVKAHELADPYFQEAKKLSKPYIDQVAKASKPHVDKLKTTLKPYTEKAGQEYEKLRETATLYHQQAQVTILDYMHQHELLKQFANGELVWFLAAAWLLMPVYVLYILLTEVFCITKKKKIPRSDKGKVLVNGHRRHKRRHADK; encoded by the exons ATGCGGATCCCGGGGCTTCTCGCGGCGGCGGGGCCGCTGCTGGTGCTGCTTCTCGCCGTCGCCGGTGCGGCTgcgcaggaggcggcggcagcgggggaCGTGCGGCCGGAGGAGATCGCGGCGAACGCGAGGGCCCAGGAGGAGGCGGTGCTCGCGGCCGAGCTGGGGCAGCTCAGGGCGAAGGTCGCCGCGCTAG AGTCGAGCATTGCAGCACAGACACTGGAGCTGAATAGCAAGGATGGCGGCATCGAAACACTGGAAAAGGTGACTGGGGAGATGTCACAGAACATTGCTACTCTGCAGAATGAGATAACTTCCCTCCAG TCAAAGGGATCTATAGCTGCAAAGGAGCAGGCAGGCAAGGTCAATGCCCGGGCTATTGAGCTTGAGAAGCAG ATTGAGAAGCTCAAGAAGGACATAGAAGCACAAAATAACAAAAAGGCGACCATGGAGGCTAGAGCCGCCGATGCAGAGAAGAAGGTGCAAGAGCTGAATGCTAAGCTGGATAGA CTTCAAAAGACAAGCGGTGAGCAAAAGGTTAGGATTCAGAAGACTAAAAATGCTCTTAAAGCTGCAGAG GAGGAGCTGATGAAGGTGCAGTTAGAAGCAACAGCAAAATCGGAGCAGCTCGGAGAG GTTCATGGAGCATGGTTGCCACCTTGGTTAGCAGCACATGCAGCTCACTATATG GAGTTGATGTCAAGTCACTGGAGTGAACATGGAAAACCTGCTGTCAACAATTTATTGCAAAAG GCGTCAGAGAAAACAGTGCAGGCGAAGGAATGGGCTGAACCCCATATAGAAACTGTTAAGGCG aaATGGATTCCTGTCATTAAAGAAAATTGGGCTACGGCAAAGAAAAAGGCGGAACCTTATGTGCAAATGGTCTCAGCAAAATCAGTAGAGCTTTATCAAGCATCAAAGGATGCTATCTCACCTCATGTTGTGAAAGCACATGAGCTTGCTGATCCCTATTTCCAG GAAGCCAAGAAGTTATCCAAACCTTATATTGATCAAGTTGCTAAGGCCAGTAAACCACATGTTGACAAACTTAAAACCACCCTGAAGCCTTACACTGAAAAGGCAGGCCAGGAATATGAAAAGCTTCGCGAGACAGCTACTTTATACCATCAGCAG GCTCAGGTAACTATCTTGGATTACATGCACCAACATGAGTTATTAAAACAATTTGCGAATGGAGAGTTGGTGTGGTTTCTG GCTGCTGCTTGGCTCCTTATGCCCGTATATGTTTTGTACATACTCCTAACAGAAGTCTTCTG catcaccaagaagaagaaaatCCCACGGAGTGATAAGGGCAAAGTTTTGGTCAATGGCCATAGGAGACACAAGCGCCGACATGCGGACAAGTAG